Proteins from a genomic interval of Coccinella septempunctata chromosome 2, icCocSept1.1, whole genome shotgun sequence:
- the LOC123308767 gene encoding zinc finger protein 64-like isoform X2, with amino-acid sequence MDIDERCINISEEVHNTCDGVKLEEKLGIVNIFEQFIDEERIHDREEYIIKSEENYSNSFYIDANQSPASCTKKEPPSDKSEPFYSDQFEFSESQNDYSAGEETYLDKHLQYNDTANPEDEEKLHVKLGIINVSEQFIDQEKVHDREEYIIKKEETNTNCSDIPVDANQSADPVSEKVFDPEINNTLLNHKCHMCDFVANYEKDLKVHIKSVHSKIKKHKCHLCKYITNRKCELQYHIKSVHVKLREHQCHLCDYAAVVKKHLDIHIKTVHLNIKEHKCHLCEFAASIKTKLEIHIKAVHLKIKEYKCQHCDHVTSRKDTLQKHIDGVHLKLKKHQCHLCEYAVSSKKLLQIHLEAVHSEITEYKCQHCDFITNRNDHLKDHIDSVHLNNKNHKCHLCEYATNRKQNLEVHIKTVHLKIKEHKCHLCQYSTSRRDILQNHIDCVHLKIKKHQCHLCGCAVSSKKLLQIHISSTHFKIKEEKC; translated from the exons atGGATATAGATGAACGGTGTATTAATATTAGCGAAGAGGTACATAATACCTGTGATGG agtaaagttggaagaaaaattaGGAATAGTGAACATATTTGAACAGTTTATAGACGAAGAACGAATTCATGATAGAGAAGAATATATAATTAAGAGTGAAGAAAATTACTCAAATTCCTTTTATATAGATGCAAATCAATCACCTGCCTCTTGTACCAAGAAAGAACCAccaagtgataaatctgaaccTTTTTACTCAGACCAGTTTGAATTTTCTGAAagtcaaaatgattattctgctGGTGAAGAAACATATCTCGATAAACACTTACAGTATAATGATACTGCCAATCCTGAAGATGAGGAGAAATTGCATGTTAAATTAGGAATCATAAACGTCTCAGAACAGTTTATAGACCAAGAAAAAGTTCATGATAGAGAAGAATATATAATCAAGAAAGAAGAAACTAACACAAACTGTTCAGATATACCAGTGGATGCAAATCAATCAGCTGACCCTGTCTCCGAAAAAGTATTTGATCCAGAAATCAATAACACTCTTTTGAACCACAAGTGTCATATGTGtgattttgttgccaattatgaAAAAGACCTTAAAGTACACATAAAATCTGTgcattcgaaaattaaaaaacacaagtgtcatctatgtaAGTATATTACAAATAGAAAATGCGAACTTCAATATCACATAAAATCTGTTCATGTAAAACTTAGAGAGCACCagtgtcacttatgtgattATGCTGCGGTTGTCAAAAAGCACCTTGACATACACATAAAAACTGTACATTTGAACATTAAGGAGCACAAGTGCCACCTATGTGAATTTGCTGCTAGTATCAAAACAAAACTTGAAATACACATAAAagctgttcatttgaaaataaagGAATACAAGTGTCAACATTGTGACCATGTCACAAGTAGAAAAG ATACTCTTCAAAAACATATTGACGGTGTTCATTTAAAACTTAAGAAACAccaatgtcacttatgtgaatatgctgtgAGTAGCAAAAAACTACTTCAAATACACTTAGAAGCTGTTCATTCGGAAATAACGGAATACAAGTGTCAACATTGTGACTTTATCACAAATAGAAATGATCATCTTAAAGATCATATCGACTCTGTTCATTTAAATAACAAGAATCACAAGTGTCACTTATGCGAATATGCTACGAATAGAAAACAAAACCTTGAAGTACATATAAaaactgttcatttgaaaattaaggaacacaagtgtcatctTTGTCAGTATAGTACAAGTAGAAGAGATATTCTTCAAAATCATATTGACTGTgttcatttaaaaataaaaaaacaccaATGTCACTTATGTGGATGTGCTGTGAGTAGCAAAAAACTACTACAAATACACATCAGTTCTACTCACTTCAAAATTAAGGAAGAGAAGTGTTAA
- the LOC123308767 gene encoding zinc finger Y-chromosomal protein-like isoform X1 has product MDIDERCINISEEVHNTCDGVKLEEKLGIVNIFEQFIDEERIHDREEYIIKSEENYSNSFYIDANQSPASCTKKEPPSDKSEPFYSDQFEFSESQNDYSAGEETYLDKHLQYNDTANPEDEEKLHVKLGIINVSEQFIDQEKVHDREEYIIKKEETNTNCSDIPVDANQSADPVSEKVFDPEINNTLLNHKCHMCDFVANYEKDLKVHIKSVHSKIKKHKCHLCKYITNRKCELQYHIKSVHVKLREHQCHLCDYAAVVKKHLDIHIKTVHLNIKEHKCHLCEFAASIKTKLEIHIKAVHLKIKEYKCQHCDHVTSRKDHLKDHIDSIHLNIKNHKCHLCEYATNRKKNLELHIKYVHLKIKGHKCHLCLYSTSRKDTLQKHIDGVHLKLKKHQCHLCEYAVSSKKLLQIHLEAVHSEITEYKCQHCDFITNRNDHLKDHIDSVHLNNKNHKCHLCEYATNRKQNLEVHIKTVHLKIKEHKCHLCQYSTSRRDILQNHIDCVHLKIKKHQCHLCGCAVSSKKLLQIHISSTHFKIKEEKC; this is encoded by the exons atGGATATAGATGAACGGTGTATTAATATTAGCGAAGAGGTACATAATACCTGTGATGG agtaaagttggaagaaaaattaGGAATAGTGAACATATTTGAACAGTTTATAGACGAAGAACGAATTCATGATAGAGAAGAATATATAATTAAGAGTGAAGAAAATTACTCAAATTCCTTTTATATAGATGCAAATCAATCACCTGCCTCTTGTACCAAGAAAGAACCAccaagtgataaatctgaaccTTTTTACTCAGACCAGTTTGAATTTTCTGAAagtcaaaatgattattctgctGGTGAAGAAACATATCTCGATAAACACTTACAGTATAATGATACTGCCAATCCTGAAGATGAGGAGAAATTGCATGTTAAATTAGGAATCATAAACGTCTCAGAACAGTTTATAGACCAAGAAAAAGTTCATGATAGAGAAGAATATATAATCAAGAAAGAAGAAACTAACACAAACTGTTCAGATATACCAGTGGATGCAAATCAATCAGCTGACCCTGTCTCCGAAAAAGTATTTGATCCAGAAATCAATAACACTCTTTTGAACCACAAGTGTCATATGTGtgattttgttgccaattatgaAAAAGACCTTAAAGTACACATAAAATCTGTgcattcgaaaattaaaaaacacaagtgtcatctatgtaAGTATATTACAAATAGAAAATGCGAACTTCAATATCACATAAAATCTGTTCATGTAAAACTTAGAGAGCACCagtgtcacttatgtgattATGCTGCGGTTGTCAAAAAGCACCTTGACATACACATAAAAACTGTACATTTGAACATTAAGGAGCACAAGTGCCACCTATGTGAATTTGCTGCTAGTATCAAAACAAAACTTGAAATACACATAAAagctgttcatttgaaaataaagGAATACAAGTGTCAACATTGTGACCATGTCACAAGTAGAAAAGATCATCTTAAAGATCATATCGACTCTATTCATTTAAATATCAAGAATCACAAGTGTCACTTATGCGAATATGCtactaatagaaaaaaaaaccttgAACTACACATAAAatatgttcatttgaaaattaagggaCACAAGTGTCATCTTTGTCTGTATAGTACAAGTAGAAAAGATACTCTTCAAAAACATATTGACGGTGTTCATTTAAAACTTAAGAAACAccaatgtcacttatgtgaatatgctgtgAGTAGCAAAAAACTACTTCAAATACACTTAGAAGCTGTTCATTCGGAAATAACGGAATACAAGTGTCAACATTGTGACTTTATCACAAATAGAAATGATCATCTTAAAGATCATATCGACTCTGTTCATTTAAATAACAAGAATCACAAGTGTCACTTATGCGAATATGCTACGAATAGAAAACAAAACCTTGAAGTACATATAAaaactgttcatttgaaaattaaggaacacaagtgtcatctTTGTCAGTATAGTACAAGTAGAAGAGATATTCTTCAAAATCATATTGACTGTgttcatttaaaaataaaaaaacaccaATGTCACTTATGTGGATGTGCTGTGAGTAGCAAAAAACTACTACAAATACACATCAGTTCTACTCACTTCAAAATTAAGGAAGAGAAGTGTTAA